The genomic segment TACATCAATGGAGCTCATGTTAGCAAGGCGATCGATGAGATTGTGCAAGATATCTTTGGTGTACTCCGGGTGCCCTTGAATTCCCAACACATGGTCTCCGATCGCAAACATCTCTACTCCGGTCTTCTCCGAGAAGGCAAGCACCTCAGCCTCCAATGGCACCTCCCACACCTGATTTTATTATTCAACAACTCCATTAGACCAAATCATGCAACGGACGTTGTTTGTACGCTAGAGAGAGAATTGGAATCTGATCATTTGGTGCTCGAAAACCGAAAAAACTCATACCTCATCTTGATGGCACTCGATGATTGGAGCGCTGTGAGGAAACTCCTCAACACCTTCAAGAAATTTGCATTGGGACAAGTCTTCCGCCATGATCACCTTCCGAACTCCAATGTCCCACCCCCCATAAGCCTTTCCAACTCGGCCTCCCAATGCCCGGCACAAGACCTACGTTCCCAGGCATCATTTGTCATTAAACATACATAGATGGCAGGCCCATGCATGAAAGCAAGAGCATCATGTTGGAAATGAATTGGAATCGAATAAGCTTTTGAAGTGAACTGCATGCTTACTTGGTGGCCAAAGCAAATGCCAAGGACTCTCTTTTGCATGGAATCCAAGGTCTGGATCAGGAAGCAAAGCCTTAGGATCCAGAGGTCATTTCCATAGGCATCATGGGGGCTTCCGCTGATCACGAAACCATCATAGCTATCGAGCTCCTCCATGTCGGGGAATTCGCCCTCTATCGCTCTATAAAGATCCCATGTCTCACCTTCATCACCAAATGCTTCTACGAAGACCGGGAAGTAGCCTCCATAGATTTTCTTGACATAGTCTGAGTCTTTAGTAGCGAGGAGGAGAGCATATCGCTTCtcgctgctgtctttcatggttGGTGGAGAAGAGATCGAAGAGCTTGGTAAGGAAAGAGTAGGGTTGATGGCTTGAGGTGTAGAAGTGCACCCCAGCTAGCTCTCCTTTTTATAGGGATGGGAAATGGAAAGCCACTCGTACCGCGGTCCTTTGGGCACGAAAGCGCGTTTGAAGGAGGCGTGACCGCCAAGTTTGACATCGGAATGTCACCAAGTACATAATAATTGGAGCCGAGCCAGCAGCCACATACCGAGTTGCTCCTGCACTGAAGGGGAGCAACTAGGAAGGCCAGTTCCCCCCCTTTGTTGTACCTCAAAGAATGATGCCAAGGATGGCAAACCTTGTAACATTCCCCTCCACAGGAGAGAGAGCAAGCAACCTTGTCACAAACCAAGCATCTGTTCCCTTTTcagtatttcattaaaaaaaattctcttttgaaaagaaaaatgatattCCTACCAAttcctttttttcaaaaagatagGTAAGCTTGCTCATTCCATTTTCCAAAAGAGAGGATTGTGTGGACTTGTGCGGAGATCGATctttaatcctacattaattgTATAGCATAGAGATCTTGATTCttagatatttatatagaactaaaaaattaaaataatattttataatttatttttttgaaaaagctcttaaaacattaaaaaataatactaaAACTAATTTGACTTCTGATTCTTGCACAATTAGAGAACATTGCAGCATAAATCTTGTATTTAGTCCACGTTATTGTCTGCGCACAGTCATGTATATCATTTCTTTCGGTGCATCAGTGCTATGTGGTTCCCACCACCCTCTCTTTGCATGACCCCAAAATGTGATGAAGATTGCAGGATTCACAAGATAAACTTAACTTATTTtagtcataaaaaaaaaaagaagcctcGGCAGTAAGTTTGTCTTAGAAAAAACAAATTAAAGAGATAGccatcaacttttttttttttaatcaaaagagATGGTGAAAAATGTGATCCGCCACCACACACACGTGCTTATTATCAAAAACGTTTAATCTTAAACATCCCCTACTTGACATGGTTGTCACGTCTGATGTTGGTGAAGCCCACACGTTTAAATGGATTGCATGGCTCACACGGTTTCTAGGCAGTGTTTCGTCCGTGTGTTGGTATATAAGTTAAATATGCACTCAATATAATACTATAGTAAAATATAGCCTTGAGTGTGTGAGACCTAGGTCACATGGTACAAATTTAACTAGAAAGCAACACATGtaatagtaattttttttttctttttatgtgtaATAGTAATATATGTTAGGATGAATTTATTAGTGGTTCATGGTAGATCCGATCCAACcaataatttctttcttttaccaGGTATTCAGTCACATTGCCCAATGACAACGAATGTATAagcctacttttttttttttccattcacTAAATTTCAAAACCTGTATGACCTGGGCTCAGCGTAGTCTTTGGATGTCACTGATGTggcatgctttttttttccccgAGTGCAATCTTTGGCTAATTTATAAGCCTAAGGATGATTTAGTTCCATTGTGAAGCTTATTTTCCAATAGAGCTGCACTTGCGATACATGATAGATTTTGATATTTGAGTTTGCATTTATCTGCTAACTACTTCATGAAAAAGTTACCATAAAGTTTTGTGAGATCCACGAATTAATGCGCATCAAGCAATATGGATCACATACTAAACATTTGATCCATCTTTTCACTCTTGTTCGTGTCTAATCCTACGCAAACCATCATAGTTGTTAGTTCGGCTGGTTGTTACCTTTATCTCCAAATAAGAGGTTACATATGTCCAAATCTAAGTGATGGTAAATCACCAttatattcttaaaagaaaaaaaaactgcacAAACTATTCAAGTCATATGCCACCCTCAGATTTCTTTTTCACAATGTAGATGCATTgttctattctttttctttactaAAGCTATTGGCTCGTGAGTGGATGTTAAATTCACTGGCTCTCTCCCTCTCAAAGATAGATAGATCTAGatagatggagagagagagaggcctcCCTATACTGGTCATAATGCTAGAACTTGATAGCATACTTCACTCAACTAATATAGCAAATATCATTTTCGATGCATCCAATATAGCAAAAATCGCAAAGATAAATTTACTTAAAAATCAAGTGCTACCTTTGCCTTCTAGCTCAAGTTACTTATCTGTTGGCCCCATGAATTGTTTATAGACCGGTTTGGATTGGCCAATCTAGTCATTGAATCTAAGATATGCTTTAACGTACTGTGCATTTGGATAGATTCACTTTTAAAACTTAAGAAAAAGCCCTCATATCTGTTTTTGGCATCATACGCCCAAAGAGTAGTCAAAAGCTACATGAAGCCATGTTTTTGGTTAACACTATATAATTTGAGCATTTGTGAAAAGCCCTTTGGATGCCCTTTATTTAGACATTTTAACTAGGCTTagatatttctttaaaaaaagaggggaaaaaagggCTAGGCCTGTATACAATTAAAAgtcaagagggagaggaagcatGGCTCGTTGATGCGTAAGGCACACATACCGGGAAATttatataagttaattttaaaattttccatCCTAATTCTCAAAAACAAAATTGCATGTCAAATGCCAAAGACCGTGCATAAATGTTTCAAGAGAAAAGTATAAATATCTTGTGACATTAGATATATAGCACCATGTTGCAAACATAAGAGATTCTAGGTTTTATATTTACAGAACGCAAAGAAAATATGTAATATTTTCTATAGGAGCCTTAGCCCTTAGGCTCACCAAATTCATAGAagttgataaaaaaaatttattttgattaagtTTGAAACTAGGAAAACCTTTTCAAAGAAACGAAGGAAAGCCTTTTCTCTCCAAGCATTGAGCCACACACAATGCAAGAGTTTAGACATTAACCATTAGGATAAACTATCTCTCAAGGTTCCCTTCTCAACTAAATTTTAAGAGAGAGACAGCCATGGTAGATAAAAGTTGCAATTGGAGAGAAAACTTTATTcgtcagaaattttcagatcatAGAATCCAAGAAAATACTAGATTCcttctctgatttttttttatttattttttgtggaGTGTTGTAATCGAATTAACTTCAATTAGAAAGGTTTTTAACTTTCCAAACCTAGCTAATTTCTTTCTGCCCTTTACCATTCATGGTATATTATGCAGAGCATCGGAGTATGCCTCTATCTCTCACAATACATCCAAAGCCCTCTAATCCAGATGtgtagtatttttttttcaaccacaAATATTTTAGCAACGAGTTGGTATACCTTCAACATAAGGAAAATATATTGGAATAAGTAATTAATATTGGTCTGAAACATAATAGAATCTagaatatatttaaaacatggtTAATATTGTGTCTTTTGTGTGGAAGAATTGCCTAATTTTTACGTTCTAGTACTCTTGTACTTCAAATCCAACTCCCAATGTCCATGCAACACTCGAAAAGCAGCTCCAAGAAAATGGACGGAGATATTGGActgtctctcttctttttttaatagatGTCATGGAACATCAGTGACATCAGATGCTATAATTGATGCCAATTGCATGAATCATGGCTCAGGATAGCCAGTTGCGTGAGTCATAGATCACTTGTTTTGGAAATGGGCATGCTTAATTAGCTGCAAGGTTACATCAAGCCTTGCATgaaatcaaattttattttttttcttcccaatTTAATCAATATTGGTATCCGAATCTATCCTTTAACCAGTGGGAGCATGCATGTGGTCCGAGGTGCAAATCCCACTTGGATCCTTAACGAGGCAAAAGAAATTCTTGGAGAATATAATATTCATACTAACTTTCAAGCACCACTTCTTGTGAGCCATGCATATGGAGGCTGGAGGCTCACTTGAATCCAAGAAGGGAACAATTAGGGAAAGGAATGTTGGCAAGTTGTAGCATGGGAATAAAGGTTTGCATTCCTTGGCGATTGGTATTGAAGATGTTGCTGCACCAAAGCAAACCAAATTAAGATAATAATGAAGTTCCCTCgaaaagaaaactgaaaatactTGATTCCAACATGTAGAAAACCATCCTAGATATCTTGTTAGATTTAGACACTTTGATTTTGCACTGAATCTTTATTCCCAAGTGTAGGAGAGTACACGGATTGTCCCTCGATATAGCTCTCAAATATCATCTTATGTAAATAAATCTTCATTCTTTCGTGCGCGTCTATATATccatatatctatatatctatataatTATCGAccaatctatctatctatctatttaGATCTCGAATTTGAATGGTctactatttaagataattaaTTTTAGTTAATATGATGTCTTCTATATGGAAGACTTATGTTAGCTTTAGCGATTCTTCTCTTGTTGAATATGTTACCTTTGATACTGCACATCGAGTTCCAACTCTCGTGTCACCATCCATGTATGCAACACTTGGATTCAGATGAAGACATATGACAACATCAACTATTGATGCCATGCCAATCGCATGCTTGATAGCTTGTCGGTTATGGACACGCATACGCTTTTCAGAAATCAAGTTCTGTTTTTTTTCCTAATTAATTTAACATTGTTTATTATAGTGCCTGCAAATTGATCATCTTTACCTCGCAGGCTTATCCTTACAACCCAATGCGGAGCATAAGCGTCTAAAATGCTTACTCCACTTAATTGGGTCCTTGATTTGGAAAAGATGATTCATGGAGAATATTCATCGGAAGCACCATTCCTCATGACATTTGTGTTACACTTTGTTCAAAAGTTGATTCTTAGGAGTTGTGTACAGATCAGAATAAGAAAATGAAGGCAAAGACTTCCATAAATCAAGGAGGAGAACGATAGGGGAGAGGAATATTTTGCAAGTCTTGGCATGGGAATAAAGGATTGCATTCTTGAAGGCTGAATCAGTGGATTTGCGACAGTAGAATATAGGTATAAGAATATACAAGCCTATGGAGTTATGAAATCTTCTTTTGAATACTTGCAAGATTCATGCTCCAAGTATGTTCGCTTTTAGTGCGCAAGTGAACGAGCATCAATACTCGGGAGCCGAATTTCAAAGTTCAAGACATAGCACAGCCAACTCTGTGTGAATTTAACTAGGATTTGGGCTTCATGTTTTGTAAGCAATATCTAGGATTCTCGGACCTCCTGAGATGCTGATAAACTATATATAACATCAGTTATTAGCGA from the Phoenix dactylifera cultivar Barhee BC4 chromosome 14, palm_55x_up_171113_PBpolish2nd_filt_p, whole genome shotgun sequence genome contains:
- the LOC103707253 gene encoding gamma-glutamyl peptidase 3-like; this translates as MKDSSEKRYALLLATKDSDYVKKIYGGYFPVFVEAFGDEGETWDLYRAIEGEFPDMEELDSYDGFVISGSPHDAYGNDLWILRLCFLIQTLDSMQKRVLGICFGHQVLCRALGGRVGKAYGGWDIGVRKVIMAEDLSQCKFLEGVEEFPHSAPIIECHQDEVWEVPLEAEVLAFSEKTGVEMFAIGDHVLGIQGHPEYTKDILHNLIDRLANMSSIDRAFADDAKRRLEEAEPDRSSWVKLCKGFLKGR